A segment of the Streptomyces sp. XD-27 genome:
TGTGCGCCTGCCTGGTCGCCGCCGGCCAGGTCGAGGGCCGCGAGGTCGTCACCGTCGAGGGGCTCGCCGACTACGCGCAGGCGCGCGCCGAGGGCGGTTGCGCCACCGGCGCCTGCGGCGGTACGAGCCCGGACCAGGCCCAGCGCTGGCAGGCCAAGCCGTCGGAGACCGGGGACCTCTCCCCGATCCAGCAGGCGTTCATCGACGCCGGCGCCGTCCAGTGCGGCTTCTGCACCCCCGGCCTGCTGGTGGCCGCCGACGAACTGCTGGAGCGCAACGCCGAGCCGTCCGACGCCGACATCCGCGAGGCGCTCTCGGGCAACCTGTGCCGCTGCACCGGCTACGAGAAGATCCTCGACGCGGTCCGCCTCGCGGCCGCCCGCTCCGGAGAGGCGCTCTGACCATGGCGGACGTGACCCGTACTCCGACGAACCTCTCCCAGGGCAGCCAGACCACGGGCGGCATCGGCGAGTCCACGCTGCGCCCCGACGGCACCCTGAAGGTCACCGGAGAGTTCGCCTACTCCTCCGACCTGTGGCACGAGGACATGCTGTGGGGCCAGACGCTCCGCAGCCCGCACGCGCACGCCGAGATCCGCTCCATCGACGTCTCCGAGGCGCTCAAGCAGCCCGGCGTCCACGCCGTCCTCACCTACGACGACCTGCCGACCGACGTCAAGAACTACGGCCTGGAGATCCAGGACACCCCGGTGCTCGCGCACGGCCGGGTCCGCCACCACGGCGAGCCCGTCGCGCTGGTCGCCGCCGACCACCCCGAGACCGCCCGCCGCGCGGCGGCGAAGATCAAGGTCGACTACGTCGAGCTGCCCGTCGTCACCGACGAGGCGTCCGCGACCGCCCAGGGCGCCCCGCTCATCCACGAGGGCCGGGACGACCACCACATCGGCCACGTGCCGCACCCCAACATCGTCCACCGCCAGCCGATCGTCCGCGGCGACGCCGACGAGGCCCGCAAGCGCGCGGACGTGATCGTCTCCGGCGAGTACGTGGTCGGCATGCAGGACCAGGCGTTCCTCGGACCCGAGTCCGGTCTCGCCGTACCCGCCGAGGACGGCGGCGTCGACCTGTACGTCGCCACCCAGTGGCTCCACTCGGACCTGCGGCAGATCGCCCCCGTCCTCGGTCTGCCCGAGGACAAGGTCCGCATGACGCTCTCCGGCGTCGGCGGCGCCTTCGGCGGCCGCGAGGACCTGTCGATGCAGATCCACGCGTGCCTGCTCGCGCTGCGCACCGGCAAGCCGGTGAAGATGGTCTACAACCGGTTCGAGTCCTTCTTCGGGCACGTCCACCGGCACCCGGCCAAGCTCTGGTACGAGCACGGGGCCACCCGCGACGGCAAGATCACGCACATGAAGTGCCGGATCGTGCTGGACGGCGGCGCCTACGCCTCCGCGTCCCCGGCCGTCGTCGGCAACGCCTCCTCGCTGTCGGTCGGCCCGTACGTCATCGACGACGTCGACATCGAGGCCGTCGCGCTCTACACCAACAACCCGCCCTGCGGCGCCATGCGCGGCTTCGGCGCGGTGCAGGCGTGCTTCGCCTACGAGGCCCAGATGGACAGGCTCGCCGCCGAGCTGGGCATGGACCCGGTCGAGTTCCGGCAGCTCAACGCCATGTCCCAGGGCACGATCATGCCGACCGGGCAGGAGGTCGACTCGCCCGCGCCGGTCGCCGAACTGCTGCGCCGGGTCAAGGCCATGCCGCTGCCTCCCGAGAAGCAGTGGGAGTCCGCCGGCGAGGCCGTCGACGTCCGCGCGCTGCCGGGCGGGCTGTCCAACACCACCCACGGCGAAGGCGTCGTCCGCGGCGTCGGCTACGCGGTCGGCATCAAGAACGTCGGCTTCTCCGAGGGCTTCGACGACTACTCCACCGCGCGGGTGCGGCTGGAGGTCATCGGAGGCGAGCCCGTCGCCATCGTGCACACCGCGATGGCCGAGGTCGGCCAGGGCGGCGTCACCGTGCACGCCCAGATCGCCCGGACCGAGCTCGGCGTCACCCAGGTGACCATCCACCCGGCCGACACCCAGGTCGGCTCGGCCGGCTCCACCTCCGCCTCCCGCCAGACCTACGTCACCGGCGGCGCGGTGAGGAACACCTGCGAGGCCGTCCGCGAAAAGGTGCTGGAGATCGGGCGGGCCAGGTTCGGCACGTACCACCCGGCGTGGGCCACCGCCGAGCTGCTGCTGGAGGGCGGCAAGGTCGTCACCGACGGCGGCGAGGTCCTCGCCGACCTGGTGGACGTCCTGGAGGGCGAGGCGGTCGACATCGAGCTGGAGTGGCGGCACCGCCCCACCGAGGCGTTCGACCTGCGCACCGGACAGGGCTTCGGCCACGTCCAGTACTCCTTCGCCGCCCACCGCGCCGTCGTCGAGGTCGACACCGAGCTCGGCCTGGTCAAGGTCATCGAGCTGGCCTGCGCCCAGGACGTCGGCAAGGCGCTCAACCCGCTGTCCGTCGTCGGCCAGATCCAGGGCGGTACGACCCAGGGCCTGGGCCTGGCGGTCATGGAGGAGATCGTCGTCGACGCCAAGACCGCCAAGGTCCGCAACCCCTCCTTCACCGACTACCTGATCCCGACGATCCTCGACACGCCGACCATCCCGGTCGACTACCTCGAACTCGCCGACGACCACGCGCCCTACGGCCTGCGCGGCATCGGCGAGGCCCCCACCCTGTCCTCCACCCCCGCGGTGGTGGCCGCCATCCGCCAGGCCACCGGCCTGGCCCTGAACCGCGTACCGGTACGACCCGAGCACCTCACCGGCACGTAGCCCCTCCGACTGGAGGAACCCCCCACCGCGGCCCTGCCGTCCGGCAGGGCCGCACCCCACAACCCCCACAGGAGCCCTGTACGGCAGGGCCACCCCCCGCACGACACAGCGCTCCGGGCCGTCCCCCGGGTCGCGATGCCGACGCACGATCCCAAATCCCGCGCGACTGCACGGGTGCCCCTATGAACCTTGGGAGTGGCACCGCATGACCCAGCAAGCAGTTGAGCCCAGGACGTCCCCGGAGGACGCAGCCACGGGCTCCCGCCCCTCGGCCGGGCGGTCATGGCTCGACCGGTACTTCCACATATCCGACAGAGGATCCAGCGTCGCGAACGAGGTGCGCGGCGGCATCACCACCTTCATGGCGATGTGTTACATCCTCCTGCTCAACCCCCTGATCCTCGGCACCGCCGAGGATGTCAACAAGACCACGCTCGACCACGCGGGACTGGTGACGGCGACGGCCTTCGCGGCGGCCCTGTGCACCCTGCTGATGGGGTTCATCGGCAAGGTCCCGCTCGCGCTCGCCGCCGGCCTCAACGTCTCGGCGGCCATGGTCAGCCAGGTGGTCCCGAACATGACGTGGCCGCAGGCCATGGGCATGTGCGTCATCTACGGCGTCATCATCATGCTGCTGGTGGTCACCGGCCTCCGCGAGATGATCATGAACGCCATCCCGCTGCCGCTCAAGCACGCCATCACCATGGGCATCGGCATGTTCGTCGCCCTGATCGGCCTGGTCAAGGCCGGGTTCGTGGGCCGCGGCGCGGGCGCGCCGCTCCAGCTCGGCACCGGCACGGGCGAGCTCGTCGGCTGGCCGGTCTTCTTCTTCGCCGTCACCCTGCTGCTCATCTTCATGCTCCAGGCCCGCAAGGTGCCCGGGGCGATCCTCTTCGGCATCGTCGCCGGTACGGTCCTGTCCATCGCGGTCACCAAGATCGGCGGCCTGACGGACAAGGACTGGGGCGGCGCCACCCCCGAACTGCACGGCAGCGCCTTCGCCGCCCCCGACTTCGGCCTCTTCGGCGACGTCGAGTTCGGCGGCTGGGACAAGCTGGGGACGATCGGCGTCGGCATGATCGTGTTCACGCTCGTCCTGGCCGGATTCTTCGACGCCATGGCCACGATCATCGGCGTGGGCACGGAGGCGAAGCTCGCCGACAGCAAGGGCCGGATGCCGGGCCTGTCCAAGGCGCTGTTCATCGACGGCGCGGGCGGCGCGATCGGCGGTGCGACCGGCTCCTCCGGCCAGACCGTCTTCATCGAGTCGGCGACCGGCGTCGGCGAGGGCGCCCGAACGGGCCTGTCGTCGGTGGTGACCGGCCTCTTCTTCGCCGCCTGCCTGTTCTTCACCCCGGTCACCCAGTTGGTCCCGGCCCAGGTGGCCGCGGCCGCCCTGGTCGTGATCGGCTCGATGATGATGAGCGCCGCGGCCCACATCGACTGGAGCGACAAGTCCGTGTCGATCCCGGTCTTCCTGACCGTGGCGCTGATGCCGTTCACGTACAACATCACCGCCGGCGTCGGCGCGGGCGTGATCGCGTACACCGCCATCAAGGCCGCGCAGGGCAAGTACCGCGAGCCCGGCGTCTTCATGTGGGTGCTGAGCCTGGTCTTCCTCGTCTACTTCGGCCTCGACCCCATCGAGCACTGGCTGGGTGCCTGAGCCCGGCTGAGGGTCAGCTGAGAATCAGCGAAAGGATCTGATCACCGATGCTGGACATCGCTGCCGAACTGCACCGCTGGTGCGAGGAGGGGCGCGACTTCGCCGTCGCCACCGTGGTGGCGGTCGGCGGCAGCGCGCCCCGGCAGCCGGGCGCCGCGCTGGCCGTCGACACCGAGGGCGCCGCGATCGGCAGCGTGTCCGGCGGGTGCGTGGAAGGCGCGGTCTACGACCTGTGCCAACAGGCTCTGCAGACCGGCGCGACCGTGCGGGAGAGCTTCGGCTACTCCGACGAGGACGCCTTCGCCGTGGGCCTGACCTGCGGCGGGGTCATCGACATCCTCGTCACCCCGGTACGGGTCGGCGATCCGGCCCGTACCGTCTGCGCCACCGCGCTGGCCGCCGCCGCCCGTGGGCGGGCGGCGGCCCTCGCGCGGATCACCCGGGGACCGGACGCCCTGCTCGGCAGGACGCTGCTGGTCCACCCGGACGGCACGCACGAGGGCACGCTCGGCGGGGCGCCCGCCCAGGACGCTCCCGTCCAGGACGTCCCGGCCCGGGGCACCGCCGGGCTGGACCGCACGGTCGCGGGTGTCGCCCGCGCCATGCTCGACTCCGGCCGCACCGGCACCGTCGCCGTCGGCGCGGACGGCAGCCTCTGCGGCGAGTCGCTGGAACTGCTCGTGGAGTCCAGCGTGCCGCCGCCCCGCATGATCGTCTTCGGGGCCATCGACTTCGCCGCCGCGCTGGTGCGCGTGGGCAAGTTCCTCGGCTACCACGTGACCGTGTGCGACGCCCGCCCCGTCTTCGCCACCGCCGGGCGCTTCCCGGAGGCCGACGAGGTCGTCGTGGACTGGCCGCACCGCTACCTCGACGCGACCGAGGTGGACGCCAGGACCGTGCTGTGCGTCCTCACCCACGACGCCAAGTTCGACATCCCGCTGCTCCAGCGGGCCCTGCGGCTCCCCGTCGCCTACGTCGGCGCCATGGGCTCCCGCCGCACCCACCTCGACCGCCTCGGCCGACTGCGCGACGTCGGCGTCAGCGAACTCGAACTGGCCCGGCTGCGCTCCCCGATCGGCCTCGACCTCGGCGCCCGTACGCCGGAGGAGACCGCACTGTCCATCGCCGCGGAGATCGTGGCGAACCGGCGCGGCGGCAGCGGCGTGCCCCTCACGGGTGCGCACACCCCGATCCACCACGACGGCGAACCGCTCGCCGGGCAGGGGCGGTTCGACTCCGTCGCCTGACCCTCCGGCGGCGAGGGATCCGCCATCCGGAGCACACGCCCCTTGCGGGACGGGGCGTGGTCGCGTGCTCAATGGACTGATGCGCAGCAGACCACGACACCTCACCGCGCTGATGGCCGCCGCGGCGACGGCGGCCGTACCCCTGCTCAGCGGCGCCGCCACCCGCCTCGAAGCGCCACCGCGGCTCGGCGACCGGCTGTACACCCCACCCGCCAGCGAGCAGGCGTACGAGCACCTGCTGGCCCTCGTCCGGCGCGGCGCCTACCGCGACGCCGCGGGGATCCTGGGCATGGTCCGTACCCCGCACGCGGTCTGGTACGGCGACGATCCCCCCGAGATCGTGGAGCGCCAGGTCCGCATGACCACGTCCCTGGCGGCCCGTCAGGGGGCGGTGCCGGTCCTCGCCCTGTACAACGTCCCCGGCCGCGACTGCGGCAGCTACTCGGGCGGCGGCGCGGGGAACACCCGGGAGTACCAGGCGTGGGTGGACGCGGTGGCCCGCGGCATCGGGGACCGCGCGGCGATGGTCATCCTGGAGCCGGACTCGCTGGCGCTGCTGCCGAAGGACTGCCCGTCGGGCGACGCGGAAGAGCGTGCGGGGATGGACGCGTTCGTCGTGTCCGAGGCCGAGGACAGGTCGCTGGAGGCGGCGGTGGACGCGGCGGTCGACGCGGAGATGGCGGCCGAGGCCGACGCGGCCGACGCGCGTGCCGATCGCGAGGCTGCCGAGGTCGCCGACGAGGCGGGCGCCGCGGACGCGGCCGATGCCGCAGGGGCGGATGCCCTCGACGAGGGGGGCGCCGCCGGGGCCGATGCCGCCGCTCCCTACGGCGCCGCGGGTGCGGCGGCGGGCGAGCCGCCGGAAGGGGGCGCGGTGGGCCGCCGCGGGATGTCCTCGGCCCGCCGCGGGGTGTCCTCGCCCGGTGGCCCGAGTCGCCTCGGCGGCCCGGGTACGGATGGGGCCGTACGGGACAGGGGCGTGACGGGGGAGTACGCGCGGGACGGGGCTGTGCCGGGCGGGGCTGTGGGGGGCGGGTCCACGCGGGGAGTGGGGTCCGCCACGGGCCCGATGCCGTCGAGCGCACCGGCCGGGGCCGAGGCCGCGCCGGGCACCTCCGTGCCGGGCGCCCCCGTGCCGGGCGCCCCCGTGCCGGGCGCCCCCGTGCCGGGCGCCCCCGTGCCGGGCGCCCCCGTGCCGGGCGCTTCCGCGCCGGATGCCTCCGCACCGGGCGCCCCCGCGCCGGATTCCTCCATGTCGGACTCGCCCGCATCGGACTCGCCCGCATCGGACTCGCCCGCATCGGACTCGCCCGCATCGGACTCGGCCGTGCCGGACGCCGCCACAACCGGCGAGCCGACGCCGGGCCCGGCGGACGCCGCCCTGCCCGGGGCCTCGTCGACGAGCCCCGCGCCGGACGCCGTCGGGTCCGATCCGCTGTCGGACGGTCCCGCGTCGGCGGAGGCCGACAGGGCCAGGAAGGCCGGCGGGGCCAAGAGGGCGGCGCGGGCCGAGGAGGCCGCCAGGGCCGACAGGGCGGCGCGGGCCGAGAAGGCCGCCAAGGCGAGGAAGGCGGCGCGGGCCGAGAAGGCGGCGCGGGCGAAGAACTCGCGGACCGCCGCCCGGTACGCCGAGATCAACTACGCCGTCGACGCGCTCGCCGCACTACCGCGCACCCGCGTCTACCTCGACGCCGGGCACTCCGCCTGGCACCCCGCCCCCAAGATCGCGTCCCGGCTGATCGCCGCGGGCGTCGCCCGTGCCACCGGCTTCTTCATCAACGTTTCGGCGTATCAGACGGACAGCGCCAACGCCTGGTACGGCAGGCTCATCTCCTCCTGCCTGGCCTACGCCGCCAAGGGCGGGGACCCCGCCGCCTGCCCGACGCAGGATTGGCCGCGCAACCGGGCCCAGAAGTGGCTCGACGGACACGTCGGGGCGGTCGACCCGGCCCGGATGAAGCACTTCGTCACCGACACCAGCCGCAACGGCCGGGGCCCCTGGGCGCCCGCCGACGCCTACCGGGACGCGCAGGACTGGTGCAACCCGCCGGGGCGGGGCCTGGGCGCCCAGCCGACGACCCGTACCGGCGATCCGCTGCACGACGCGAAGCTGTGGGTGAAGACGCCGGGCGAGTCGGACGGACTGTGCCTGCGGGGCACCCACGGACCGCAGGACCCGGAGCGGATCATGGTGGACCCCAAGGCGGGGAAGTGGTTCCCCACGCAGGCGCTGGAACTCGTGCGGCTGGCCGCCCCGGGCAGCCTCCCCGACTGGGTGCGCATCGCCGACGCCTACGGGCGCGGACTGCTGCCCGCGACTCCTCTGGAGCCCGACGGCGGACGAACGTATGACGAGGGCGAGCGCGGGTACTCGAGGACGCCCCGGCCGTGGACGGAGCCGTGAGCGGCACCCCGCGGCTGGGCCGCTTGCGCACGCCTGGAGGTCCCGATGACCCGGCAGACCTGGCAGCCCTGCCGGTCCGACGCAGGGCCGCGGGCCGCGGCCTCGCCGCCGCCCGAACCCGCTCCGGACCGGGAACCCCAGCCTCCGGTCGAGCCGGGCGCGCCGTCCGAGCCGCAGCCTCCGGCCGAGCCGGGCAAGCGTCCCGAGCCGCGCCCCCACCCGGTGCCGGAGCCGGAGCGGCCACCCGGCCCCGAGCCGGAGCCGCCGCCCAGCCCCGAGCCGGAGCCCCCGCCTCCGCCGCGTCCCGAGCCGCACCCGGTGCCGGGCCCGGAGCCCCCGCCCCGCCCCGAGCCGGTGCCCCCGCCCGGCCCCGAACCACAGCCGCCGCCTCGCCCGGTGCCCACGCCACCGCCTTCACCCGGCCCGGTGCCCACTCCGCCGCCGCCCGGCCCGGTGCCGGAGCCGCAGCCACTGCCGGGCCCGGCACCGCACCCGGTTCCCAGGCCCCCGGGCCCCGAACCCGTACCCGACCCGTCACCGCCACCCACCCCGCTCACGCATCTCCCAGCGCGGACCGGACGTGTGCTACTAGGTAGCACACGATGGCACCAGTGGATATGGTGGACGGTATGGCAGCGCAGCCCGAAATCACCCAACGCGACCTGCGTACCAAGTCCAAAGAGATCATGGACGCCGTCCAGAGCGGCCAGAGTTTCACCGTCACCCGGGACGGCCACGAGATCGGCGAGCTGGTTCCACTGCGCCGCCGCCGTCGCTTCGTCCCGCGCGCAGAGTTCGCCGCCATGTCCCGCACCGCCCCCGACATCTCCCCGGCCGCCTTCCGGGCAGATCAGGACGCCGCCGTAGAGCAGGAGCCGGACGACCCCTATGCCCGTTGAGTACGAACAGGGTCTGCTCGACACGAACATCGTGATCCTGCGCAAGTGGGTGGACCCTGAGGAGCTGCCCGCGGAGATGGCCATCTGCGCCATCACACTGGCCGAACTCTCCGCAGGACCCCACCAGGTACGCCGCAACGGCGAGCAGGACGACTACGACGAGCACATGGAACGAGCGCGGCGCATGGATGTCCTCCAGCGTGCCGAGAACGAGTTCGATCCCATCCCCTTCGGCTCGGAGGCGGCCCGCCTGTATGGCAGAGTCTGTGCGGCCGTGATCAGCTCGGGCCGCACGCCTCGCCGCCGGGTGGCCGACCTGATGATCGCCTCTGTCGCCATCGCAGAGGAGTTGCCCCTCTTCACCACCAACCCGGACGACTACAAGGGGCTGGATGGCCTTCTCACCGTCGTCCCCGTCACCCGGCCCGAGCTGCTCCACGACCGATAGCCGACGTCACCGCGCCCGTGCCTCGATGTTTCGGTACGGCTTCGCCCGGCTACCCGGCGCTCCAGCGACGCGAAAGGGGTCCGGACATGTCCTCCACCGCAGACGCGGGCGGGTTCAACCCGATCACCACGGCGTGGAACACCGTCGCCCACTACGCGACCTACGAAGAGGCCCAGGAGGCGGTCGACCGGCTCTCCGACGAGGGGTTCCCCGTCGAGCACATCGATATCGTCGGATCCGACCTGCGCCTGGTCGAGCATGTGACCGGGCGGCTCACCAAGGGGCGGGCCGCGGCGGCCGGAGCGGCCAGCGGCGCCTGGTTCGGGCTCTTCATCGGCCTGCTGGTGGGACTGTTCACCACCGGGCCCGCCTGGCTCGGGCTGATCCTGGGCGGCCTGCTGATCGGCGCGTTCTGGGGGGCGGTCTTCGGCTACGTCACCCACGCGGCGACCGGTGGCCACCGGGACTTCTCCTCCACCCGCAGCCTGGTCGCGTCCCGCTACGACGTCGTCGCCCGCGGCGGCCACACCGAGGAGGCCAGGGTCATCCTGGAGCGCGCCGGTCTGATCCCGGCGTGATCCCGGCCCTGGCCCTGGCCTGCTCGGTGTGGCGTCCGGCCGGGATCGGCCGACTCGGTGCGGCGTCCGGCCGGGCTCAGCCGGCCAGTTCGTCCCGTACCTCCCGGAACGCCGCGACCGCGCGCAGCACGTCCTCCGTGGAGTGCGCGGCGGACAGCTGGACCCGGATCCGGGCCTTGCCCTGGGGGACGACCGGGTACGAGAAGGCGATCACGTAGATGCCGCGCTCCAGCAGGGCGGCGGCCATCCGGGCGGCGAGGGCGGCGTCGCCGATCATCACCGGGGTGATGGGGTGCTCCCCGGGCAGGACGTCGAAGCCCGCGTCCTCCATGCCGCGGCGGAACAGGGCGGTGTTCTCCGCCAGCCTGGCGCGGCGCTCGTCGGACTCCGCGAGCAGGTCGAGGATGCGCAGCGAGGCGCCGACGATGGCGGGGGCCAGCGAGTTGGAGAACAGGTACGGGCGGGAGCGCTGGCGGAGCAGCTCGACGATCTCGGCGCGGGCGGAGACGTAGCCGCCGCTGGCGCCGCCGAGCGCCTTGCCGAGGGTGCCGGTGACGATGTCCACCCGGTCGGTGACGCCGAAGAGCGCGGGCGTGCCGCGGCCGCCGTCGCCCGTGAAGCCCACCGCGTGTGAGTCGTCCACCATGACGAGGGCGCCGTAGCGGTCGGCGAGGTCGCAGATCTCGTCCAGCGGCGCGATGTAGCCGTCCATGGAGAACACGCCGTCGGTGACGATCAGCTTGTGCCGGGCGTCCGCCGCCTCCTTCAGGCAGCGCTCCAGGTCGGCCATGTCCCGGTTGCGGTAGCGGAAGCGGGCGGCCTTCGACAGCCGGATGCCGTCGATGATGCTGGCGTGGTTCAGCTCGTCGGAGATGACGGCGTCGGCGGCCGACAGCAGGGTCTCGAAGACGCCGCCGTTGGCGTCGAAGCAGGAGCTGTACAGGATGGTGTCCTCGGTGCCGAGGAAGTCCGACAGCCGGGCCTCCAGCTCCTTGTGCGGCTCCTGCGTGCCGCAGATGAAGCGGACCGACGCCATGCCGAAGCCCCAGTCGTCGAGCGCCTGCTTGGCGGCGGCGATGACGTCGGGGTGGTCGGCCAGGTCGAGGTAGTTGTTGGAGCAGAAGTTGACGACCTGCCCGTCGCCGACCCGGATGCCCGACGACTGCGGGCTGGAGATCACTCGCTCGGACTTGTACAGCCCGGCCTCGCGGATCTCGTCGAGCTGGGTGCGCAGGTCCTCGCGCATGCTGTCGAACACGGGGTTACTCCTCGTCGGGGCGATGGTGGATGAACCGGTGGACCAGGGCGGTCAGGAGGCCCCGGCGGCGAGCGTGGGCCGGGTCCA
Coding sequences within it:
- a CDS encoding (2Fe-2S)-binding protein, with translation MRVNFTVNGREQTADDVWEGESLLYVLRERMGLPGSKNACEQGECGSCTVRLDGVPVCACLVAAGQVEGREVVTVEGLADYAQARAEGGCATGACGGTSPDQAQRWQAKPSETGDLSPIQQAFIDAGAVQCGFCTPGLLVAADELLERNAEPSDADIREALSGNLCRCTGYEKILDAVRLAAARSGEAL
- the pucD gene encoding xanthine dehydrogenase subunit D codes for the protein MADVTRTPTNLSQGSQTTGGIGESTLRPDGTLKVTGEFAYSSDLWHEDMLWGQTLRSPHAHAEIRSIDVSEALKQPGVHAVLTYDDLPTDVKNYGLEIQDTPVLAHGRVRHHGEPVALVAADHPETARRAAAKIKVDYVELPVVTDEASATAQGAPLIHEGRDDHHIGHVPHPNIVHRQPIVRGDADEARKRADVIVSGEYVVGMQDQAFLGPESGLAVPAEDGGVDLYVATQWLHSDLRQIAPVLGLPEDKVRMTLSGVGGAFGGREDLSMQIHACLLALRTGKPVKMVYNRFESFFGHVHRHPAKLWYEHGATRDGKITHMKCRIVLDGGAYASASPAVVGNASSLSVGPYVIDDVDIEAVALYTNNPPCGAMRGFGAVQACFAYEAQMDRLAAELGMDPVEFRQLNAMSQGTIMPTGQEVDSPAPVAELLRRVKAMPLPPEKQWESAGEAVDVRALPGGLSNTTHGEGVVRGVGYAVGIKNVGFSEGFDDYSTARVRLEVIGGEPVAIVHTAMAEVGQGGVTVHAQIARTELGVTQVTIHPADTQVGSAGSTSASRQTYVTGGAVRNTCEAVREKVLEIGRARFGTYHPAWATAELLLEGGKVVTDGGEVLADLVDVLEGEAVDIELEWRHRPTEAFDLRTGQGFGHVQYSFAAHRAVVEVDTELGLVKVIELACAQDVGKALNPLSVVGQIQGGTTQGLGLAVMEEIVVDAKTAKVRNPSFTDYLIPTILDTPTIPVDYLELADDHAPYGLRGIGEAPTLSSTPAVVAAIRQATGLALNRVPVRPEHLTGT
- a CDS encoding NCS2 family permease; the protein is MTQQAVEPRTSPEDAATGSRPSAGRSWLDRYFHISDRGSSVANEVRGGITTFMAMCYILLLNPLILGTAEDVNKTTLDHAGLVTATAFAAALCTLLMGFIGKVPLALAAGLNVSAAMVSQVVPNMTWPQAMGMCVIYGVIIMLLVVTGLREMIMNAIPLPLKHAITMGIGMFVALIGLVKAGFVGRGAGAPLQLGTGTGELVGWPVFFFAVTLLLIFMLQARKVPGAILFGIVAGTVLSIAVTKIGGLTDKDWGGATPELHGSAFAAPDFGLFGDVEFGGWDKLGTIGVGMIVFTLVLAGFFDAMATIIGVGTEAKLADSKGRMPGLSKALFIDGAGGAIGGATGSSGQTVFIESATGVGEGARTGLSSVVTGLFFAACLFFTPVTQLVPAQVAAAALVVIGSMMMSAAAHIDWSDKSVSIPVFLTVALMPFTYNITAGVGAGVIAYTAIKAAQGKYREPGVFMWVLSLVFLVYFGLDPIEHWLGA
- a CDS encoding XdhC/CoxI family protein, encoding MLDIAAELHRWCEEGRDFAVATVVAVGGSAPRQPGAALAVDTEGAAIGSVSGGCVEGAVYDLCQQALQTGATVRESFGYSDEDAFAVGLTCGGVIDILVTPVRVGDPARTVCATALAAAARGRAAALARITRGPDALLGRTLLVHPDGTHEGTLGGAPAQDAPVQDVPARGTAGLDRTVAGVARAMLDSGRTGTVAVGADGSLCGESLELLVESSVPPPRMIVFGAIDFAAALVRVGKFLGYHVTVCDARPVFATAGRFPEADEVVVDWPHRYLDATEVDARTVLCVLTHDAKFDIPLLQRALRLPVAYVGAMGSRRTHLDRLGRLRDVGVSELELARLRSPIGLDLGARTPEETALSIAAEIVANRRGGSGVPLTGAHTPIHHDGEPLAGQGRFDSVA
- a CDS encoding type II toxin-antitoxin system prevent-host-death family antitoxin, with product MAAQPEITQRDLRTKSKEIMDAVQSGQSFTVTRDGHEIGELVPLRRRRRFVPRAEFAAMSRTAPDISPAAFRADQDAAVEQEPDDPYAR
- a CDS encoding type II toxin-antitoxin system VapC family toxin — translated: MPVEYEQGLLDTNIVILRKWVDPEELPAEMAICAITLAELSAGPHQVRRNGEQDDYDEHMERARRMDVLQRAENEFDPIPFGSEAARLYGRVCAAVISSGRTPRRRVADLMIASVAIAEELPLFTTNPDDYKGLDGLLTVVPVTRPELLHDR
- a CDS encoding general stress protein produces the protein MSSTADAGGFNPITTAWNTVAHYATYEEAQEAVDRLSDEGFPVEHIDIVGSDLRLVEHVTGRLTKGRAAAAGAASGAWFGLFIGLLVGLFTTGPAWLGLILGGLLIGAFWGAVFGYVTHAATGGHRDFSSTRSLVASRYDVVARGGHTEEARVILERAGLIPA
- a CDS encoding glycine C-acetyltransferase, encoding MFDSMREDLRTQLDEIREAGLYKSERVISSPQSSGIRVGDGQVVNFCSNNYLDLADHPDVIAAAKQALDDWGFGMASVRFICGTQEPHKELEARLSDFLGTEDTILYSSCFDANGGVFETLLSAADAVISDELNHASIIDGIRLSKAARFRYRNRDMADLERCLKEAADARHKLIVTDGVFSMDGYIAPLDEICDLADRYGALVMVDDSHAVGFTGDGGRGTPALFGVTDRVDIVTGTLGKALGGASGGYVSARAEIVELLRQRSRPYLFSNSLAPAIVGASLRILDLLAESDERRARLAENTALFRRGMEDAGFDVLPGEHPITPVMIGDAALAARMAAALLERGIYVIAFSYPVVPQGKARIRVQLSAAHSTEDVLRAVAAFREVRDELAG